From the genome of Streptomyces sp. NBC_01260, one region includes:
- a CDS encoding carboxylesterase/lipase family protein produces MNVFDTACGQVRGNGPDRGVVAVLGIPYAEPPFGADRFRAPRPRGPWAGIRDCADFGPVPPQSAQLPGAPSWSPGDEDVLSLNVWTPAVGGAAPGGPLPVLVWIHGGAYTFGSGAQPDFDGAALARAGLVVVTLNYRLGFEGFGHVPADGEDPCPPNRGLLDQIAALTWVRRNIAAFGGAPENVTVAGQSSGAASVACLMAMDSARGLFRRAIAHSAVGPCYSPELAGHLMEKVAAEAAVPATSAGLAAASPQTLVKASDAVVDAYRQNPHSGRHHWDPVLYGPVADGVHLRADPLAVLAGGAASGIDLLVCHTTQEYWLLDAVGSSAKVTTEEHLNRFAADFGLPDSLTQGYRGLMPEAPVGDVHLALYGDLMFGEYSSRLADVHARAGGRTFLSRFARQRGGSEPVAYAWHCADVPFAFGNLGEESIRFLIGGAPTAADHHLSDRMTAAWAGFAATGEPGWEPLGASGGPVRTWEAADTTRAPAPGHWSDSGTVRTLWRSFGYRPLRP; encoded by the coding sequence ATGAATGTCTTCGATACGGCATGCGGGCAGGTACGGGGAAACGGCCCGGACCGGGGTGTCGTCGCCGTCCTCGGCATCCCGTACGCCGAGCCGCCGTTCGGAGCGGACCGGTTCCGGGCGCCGCGCCCCCGCGGTCCCTGGGCCGGCATCCGCGACTGCGCGGACTTTGGGCCCGTTCCGCCGCAGTCGGCGCAGCTGCCGGGCGCACCGAGCTGGTCGCCCGGCGACGAGGACGTCCTCAGCCTCAACGTCTGGACCCCGGCCGTCGGCGGCGCCGCCCCCGGTGGCCCGCTGCCGGTGCTCGTCTGGATCCACGGCGGCGCCTACACCTTCGGGTCCGGTGCGCAGCCGGACTTCGACGGTGCAGCGCTCGCCCGCGCCGGCCTGGTCGTGGTCACCCTCAACTACCGCCTCGGGTTCGAGGGCTTCGGTCACGTCCCGGCCGACGGAGAGGACCCCTGCCCGCCCAACCGCGGACTGCTCGACCAGATCGCCGCCCTGACATGGGTGCGCCGGAACATCGCCGCCTTCGGCGGGGCTCCGGAAAACGTCACCGTGGCCGGGCAGTCCTCCGGAGCGGCATCGGTGGCCTGCCTGATGGCCATGGACAGCGCACGGGGGCTGTTCAGGCGCGCGATAGCGCACAGCGCGGTCGGCCCCTGCTACTCACCGGAACTCGCCGGACACCTCATGGAGAAGGTGGCCGCCGAGGCAGCGGTCCCCGCGACGAGCGCCGGACTGGCAGCCGCCTCGCCGCAGACGCTGGTGAAGGCGTCCGACGCCGTCGTGGACGCATACCGGCAGAACCCGCACTCCGGACGCCACCACTGGGACCCTGTCCTCTACGGCCCGGTCGCCGACGGCGTGCACCTGCGCGCCGACCCGCTCGCCGTCCTCGCCGGCGGGGCGGCCTCCGGCATCGACCTGCTCGTCTGCCACACCACCCAGGAGTACTGGCTGCTGGATGCCGTCGGCAGCAGCGCGAAGGTCACCACAGAGGAACATCTGAACCGCTTCGCCGCGGACTTCGGGCTCCCGGACTCATTGACGCAGGGGTACCGCGGTCTCATGCCCGAAGCCCCCGTGGGCGACGTCCATCTCGCCCTGTACGGGGACCTGATGTTCGGCGAGTACAGCAGCCGGCTCGCCGACGTCCACGCACGGGCCGGCGGGCGCACCTTCCTGTCACGCTTCGCGCGGCAGCGGGGCGGATCTGAGCCGGTGGCGTACGCCTGGCACTGCGCGGACGTCCCGTTCGCCTTCGGGAACCTCGGCGAGGAGAGCATCCGGTTCCTGATCGGTGGGGCGCCGACGGCCGCGGACCATCACCTCTCGGACCGGATGACCGCCGCCTGGGCCGGATTCGCCGCCACCGGCGAACCGGGGTGGGAGCCGCTCGGCGCCTCCGGCGGTCCGGTCCGGACCTGGGAGGCTGCGGACACGACCAGGGCGCCGGCCCCCGGCCACTGGTCGGACAGCGGGACCGTCCGCACACTGTGGCGGAGCTTCGGCTACCGGCCCCTGCGGCCCTGA
- the chvE gene encoding multiple monosaccharide ABC transporter substrate-binding protein — MRTPPTATVPRAARTVTVLTALALSVTLAACGQSGDGGSKEKKSGGKGSTIGIAMPTKSSERWIADGKNMAAEFKKLGYKTNLQYGEDDVDQQVSQIENMITKGVDVLVVAAIDGRALSDVLHQAGEQGIKVISYDRLILGTPDVDYYASFDNEKVGELQAGYILDKLGLKSGTEKGPFNIELFAGSPDDNNTRYFFQSAWKALKPYIDKKQLVVRSKQTKLDQITTLRWDGGTAQKRMDDLLTSAYSSAQVDAVLSPYDGISIGVISSLKSDGYGTASKPYPVVTGQDAEVASVKSIIAGQQTQTVYKDTRALAKQAVQMADAVLNDKKPEVNDTKTYNNEKKVVPAFLLDPVSVDKSNYRTQLVDSGYIKASDLR, encoded by the coding sequence ATGCGCACCCCACCCACCGCGACCGTCCCGCGCGCCGCCCGGACCGTCACGGTTCTCACCGCCCTCGCCCTCTCCGTCACCCTCGCCGCCTGCGGACAGAGCGGGGACGGCGGCAGCAAGGAGAAGAAGTCGGGCGGCAAGGGCTCCACCATCGGAATCGCCATGCCGACCAAATCGTCCGAACGCTGGATAGCCGACGGCAAGAACATGGCCGCCGAGTTCAAGAAGCTCGGCTACAAGACGAATCTGCAGTACGGCGAGGACGACGTCGACCAGCAGGTCTCCCAGATCGAGAACATGATCACCAAGGGCGTGGACGTCCTCGTCGTCGCCGCCATCGACGGCCGCGCACTCAGCGACGTACTGCACCAGGCGGGGGAGCAAGGCATCAAGGTCATCTCGTACGACCGGCTCATCCTCGGCACTCCGGACGTCGACTACTACGCCTCGTTCGACAACGAGAAGGTCGGCGAGCTCCAGGCCGGCTACATCCTCGACAAGCTCGGGCTGAAGTCCGGCACCGAGAAGGGCCCGTTCAACATCGAGCTGTTCGCCGGGTCCCCGGACGACAACAACACGCGCTACTTCTTCCAGAGCGCCTGGAAGGCCCTCAAGCCCTACATCGACAAGAAGCAGCTGGTCGTCCGCAGCAAGCAGACGAAGCTCGACCAGATCACCACCCTGCGCTGGGACGGCGGGACCGCCCAGAAGCGCATGGACGACCTGCTGACCAGCGCCTATTCCTCCGCCCAGGTCGATGCCGTGCTCTCCCCGTACGACGGCATCTCCATCGGCGTCATCTCGTCCCTGAAGTCGGACGGGTACGGCACCGCCTCCAAGCCGTATCCCGTCGTCACCGGCCAGGACGCCGAGGTCGCATCCGTGAAGTCGATCATCGCGGGACAGCAGACACAGACCGTCTACAAGGACACCCGCGCCCTGGCCAAGCAGGCGGTCCAGATGGCCGACGCCGTTCTCAACGACAAGAAGCCCGAGGTCAACGACACCAAGACGTACAACAACGAGAAGAAGGTCGTGCCGGCCTTCCTGCTCGACCCGGTCAGCGTCGACAAGAGCAACTACCGCACCCAGCTGGTCGACTCCGGCTACATCAAGGCGAGCGACCTCCGATGA
- a CDS encoding LysR family substrate-binding domain-containing protein yields MAAAALSGSLLTTRARAEFARRHPGVRVAPKRYDWGQEADALRDGLADVAFVWLPNDLSGLRSELVHTEPRVVGLPCGHALADRSGISVLEVGDEPLMWTRRAPREWVDWWAVNPRPDGSSPTWGPTNDNVEEMVEQVAEGSSICFAPLSMARYYARPDLSWVPLTDVAPLRVVLAWVDGMDTALVRGFVRVVRELAAAADVSAG; encoded by the coding sequence ATGGCCGCAGCCGCCTTGTCCGGATCGCTACTCACCACGCGCGCCCGCGCGGAGTTCGCCCGGCGCCACCCGGGGGTGCGGGTGGCGCCAAAGCGCTACGACTGGGGGCAGGAGGCCGACGCGCTGCGCGACGGCCTGGCCGACGTCGCCTTCGTCTGGCTGCCCAACGACCTGAGCGGGCTGCGCAGCGAGCTGGTGCACACCGAGCCGCGTGTCGTGGGGCTGCCCTGCGGACACGCGCTGGCGGACCGTTCGGGCATCTCGGTGCTCGAAGTGGGCGACGAGCCGCTGATGTGGACACGGCGCGCGCCGCGGGAGTGGGTGGACTGGTGGGCGGTCAACCCCCGGCCGGACGGTTCGAGTCCGACGTGGGGCCCGACCAATGACAACGTCGAGGAGATGGTGGAGCAGGTGGCGGAGGGTTCTTCCATCTGCTTCGCTCCCCTGAGCATGGCCCGGTACTACGCGCGGCCGGACCTCTCCTGGGTCCCGCTGACCGACGTGGCACCGCTGCGGGTGGTGCTCGCCTGGGTGGACGGCATGGACACCGCGCTGGTGCGGGGATTCGTCCGGGTCGTACGGGAGCTCGCCGCCGCAGCGGATGTGTCGGCCGGCTGA
- the mmsA gene encoding multiple monosaccharide ABC transporter ATP-binding protein, translated as MTALTAGPAAGPAPVLEMRSIVKTFPGVKALSDVSLTVAEGEVHAICGENGAGKSTLMKVLSGVHPHGSYEGEIRLRGEDCVFKDIRASEARGIVIIHQELALVPYLSIAENIFLGNEHAPRGFISWNETLRHAAALLDRVGLRENPQTRVADIGVGKQQLVEIAKALAKKVELLILDEPTAALNDEDSAQLITLIKELKSQGISSIIISHKLGEIAAVADSVTVLRDGRTVETLDVHAESATEARIIRGMVGRELDSRFPERTPYEGEPGAHPALEIRDWTVHHPIDQHRKVVDHVSVRARRGEIVGLAGLMGAGRTELAMSVFGRSYGTDISGTVLKDGREIRTRTVSEAIRHKIAYVTEDRKQYGLNLIDTIGRNISLAALGKVSRRGIVDEHEETRVAESYRTSMNIKAPTVFEQAGRLSGGNQQKVVLSKWIFAGPDVLILDEPTRGIDVGAKYEIYTVIDRLAAQGKAVVLISSELPELLGMCDRIYTMSAGRLTGEVPRAQATQEVLMRHMTSDKR; from the coding sequence ATGACGGCCTTGACGGCGGGCCCGGCGGCCGGGCCCGCACCGGTCCTGGAAATGCGGTCCATCGTGAAGACGTTCCCCGGCGTCAAGGCACTCTCCGACGTCTCCCTGACCGTCGCCGAGGGCGAGGTGCACGCCATCTGCGGAGAGAACGGTGCCGGGAAGTCGACCCTCATGAAGGTCCTCAGCGGAGTGCATCCGCACGGCAGCTACGAGGGTGAGATCCGGCTCCGGGGCGAGGACTGTGTGTTCAAGGACATTCGCGCGAGCGAGGCGCGCGGCATCGTGATCATCCACCAGGAACTCGCCCTGGTGCCGTACCTCTCCATCGCGGAGAACATCTTTCTCGGCAACGAACACGCCCCACGCGGCTTCATCAGCTGGAACGAGACCCTGCGCCACGCGGCGGCCCTCCTGGACCGGGTCGGTCTGCGCGAGAACCCGCAGACCAGGGTCGCGGACATCGGTGTCGGCAAGCAGCAGCTCGTCGAAATAGCCAAGGCCCTGGCCAAGAAGGTCGAGCTGCTGATCCTGGACGAGCCGACCGCGGCCCTGAACGACGAGGACAGCGCCCAGCTCATCACTCTCATCAAGGAGCTCAAGAGCCAGGGCATCTCGTCGATCATCATCTCGCACAAGCTCGGGGAGATCGCCGCGGTCGCCGACTCCGTCACCGTCCTGCGTGACGGCCGGACCGTCGAAACCCTCGACGTGCACGCCGAATCGGCCACCGAGGCCCGCATCATCCGGGGCATGGTCGGCCGCGAACTGGACAGCCGCTTTCCCGAACGAACGCCGTACGAGGGGGAACCGGGAGCCCATCCCGCTCTGGAGATCCGGGACTGGACCGTCCATCACCCGATCGACCAGCACCGCAAGGTCGTCGACCACGTCTCCGTACGGGCCCGGCGCGGTGAGATAGTCGGCCTCGCCGGACTGATGGGCGCCGGCCGCACCGAACTCGCCATGAGCGTCTTCGGCCGCAGCTACGGGACCGACATCAGCGGCACGGTCCTCAAGGACGGCCGGGAGATCCGGACCCGCACCGTCTCCGAAGCGATCCGTCACAAGATCGCTTACGTCACCGAGGACCGCAAGCAGTACGGCCTCAACCTCATCGACACCATCGGCCGCAACATCAGCCTCGCCGCCCTGGGCAAGGTGTCGCGGCGCGGAATCGTGGACGAGCACGAGGAGACCCGGGTCGCCGAGTCGTACCGCACCTCCATGAACATCAAGGCCCCCACCGTCTTCGAGCAGGCCGGCCGGCTCTCCGGCGGCAATCAGCAGAAGGTCGTCCTCAGCAAATGGATCTTCGCCGGTCCGGACGTCCTCATCCTCGACGAACCCACCCGCGGGATCGATGTCGGCGCGAAGTACGAGATCTACACCGTCATCGACCGGCTCGCCGCCCAGGGCAAGGCCGTCGTACTCATCTCCTCCGAACTCCCCGAACTCCTCGGCATGTGCGACCGCATCTACACCATGTCGGCCGGCCGGCTCACCGGCGAAGTCCCGCGCGCGCAGGCCACCCAGGAGGTCCTCATGCGCCATATGACCAGCGACAAGAGGTAG
- the adhP gene encoding alcohol dehydrogenase AdhP codes for MRAAVVRSFTEPLVVEDRPVPTPAGHQVLVRMEASGLCHTDIHAARGDWPVKPSPPFVPGHEGIGIVEAAGGQVTHLAVGDRVAIPWLGEACGHCDHCVSGWETLCLAQENSGYSVDGSHAEYALAHGTYVVPVPDGIDPLDAAPLTCAGVTTYKAVKLSGARPGTRALVSGIGGLGHLALQYARIFGAETIAVDVTDEKLALARELGADHVIDARVQDVAEETHRLGGADAAISLAVSNESFGAAYGALRRGGTLVLVALPAEGKLELPVFDTVLNGTKVVGSIVGTREDLAEVFQLHRLGRTRVVRESRDLADINSAIDEVLKGKVSGRLVFDFGSTPA; via the coding sequence ATGAGAGCCGCCGTCGTCCGCAGCTTCACCGAGCCGCTCGTCGTCGAGGACAGGCCGGTGCCCACCCCGGCCGGGCACCAGGTCCTGGTACGCATGGAGGCCTCGGGGCTGTGCCACACCGACATCCACGCGGCGCGGGGGGACTGGCCGGTCAAGCCGAGTCCGCCCTTCGTACCCGGCCACGAGGGCATCGGTATCGTCGAGGCGGCCGGCGGTCAGGTCACCCATCTGGCGGTGGGGGACCGGGTGGCCATCCCCTGGCTCGGCGAGGCGTGCGGACACTGCGACCACTGCGTCTCCGGCTGGGAGACGCTCTGCCTGGCGCAGGAGAACAGCGGCTACTCGGTCGACGGCAGCCATGCCGAGTACGCCCTCGCCCACGGCACTTACGTCGTGCCCGTGCCCGACGGCATCGACCCGCTGGACGCGGCGCCCCTGACCTGCGCGGGCGTCACCACGTACAAGGCGGTGAAGCTCTCCGGCGCGCGCCCGGGCACCCGCGCCCTCGTCTCCGGCATCGGCGGGCTGGGGCACCTCGCCCTGCAGTACGCGCGGATCTTCGGCGCCGAGACCATTGCCGTCGACGTCACCGACGAGAAGCTGGCCCTCGCCCGGGAGCTGGGCGCCGATCACGTCATCGACGCCCGCGTCCAGGATGTCGCCGAGGAGACCCACCGGCTCGGCGGCGCCGATGCGGCGATCTCGCTCGCGGTGAGCAACGAGTCGTTCGGCGCGGCCTACGGTGCGCTGCGCCGGGGCGGCACCCTCGTCCTCGTTGCCCTGCCCGCGGAGGGCAAACTGGAACTCCCGGTCTTCGACACGGTGCTGAACGGCACGAAGGTCGTCGGCTCGATCGTCGGAACCCGCGAGGATCTGGCCGAGGTCTTCCAGCTGCACCGGCTCGGCCGCACCCGTGTGGTCCGCGAGAGCCGGGACCTGGCGGACATCAACTCCGCGATCGACGAAGTCCTCAAGGGGAAGGTGTCGGGACGCCTCGTCTTCGACTTCGGCAGCACACCGGCCTGA
- the mmsB gene encoding multiple monosaccharide ABC transporter permease, which produces MAQTPTVTPQRTGKAAPAPPVTAGTLLLDALRRNMRQYGMLIALGLIVVLFGIWTDGVLLKPNNVTNLVLQNSYILVLAIGMMIVIIAGHIDLSVGSLAAFVSAACAVMMVEHDVPWVLALVLGLVLGAVAGAWQGFWIAYVGIPSFIVTLAGMLLFRGGTQILLGSRSLGPIPDGFQKISTGYLPEIGPHTNYHNLTLLLGLALLAFALLQEVRDRRRQKRYELDVLPRNLFLAKCAAVAAAVLAFTMTLASYRGVPVVLLLLAVLLIGFGYVMRNAVIGRHVYALGGNRAAAKLSGVKDQRVTFFVFVNMGVLAALAGAVYAARLGAGVPQAGTNFELEAIAAAFIGGASMSGGVGTVFGAVIGGLVLGVLNNGMSLVGIGTDYQQVIKGFVLLAAVGFDVYNKRKVGS; this is translated from the coding sequence ATGGCCCAGACCCCCACCGTCACCCCGCAGCGCACCGGCAAGGCGGCCCCCGCCCCACCCGTGACGGCCGGCACACTCCTCCTGGACGCGCTCCGCCGCAACATGCGCCAGTACGGGATGCTCATCGCCCTCGGGCTGATCGTCGTGCTCTTCGGGATATGGACCGACGGCGTCCTGCTCAAGCCGAACAACGTCACCAACCTCGTCCTCCAGAACAGCTACATCCTGGTCCTCGCCATCGGCATGATGATCGTCATCATCGCCGGGCACATCGACCTCTCGGTCGGCTCGCTGGCCGCCTTCGTCTCCGCCGCCTGCGCCGTCATGATGGTCGAACACGATGTGCCCTGGGTGCTCGCCCTCGTTCTCGGCCTCGTCCTCGGGGCGGTCGCTGGTGCCTGGCAGGGCTTCTGGATCGCGTACGTCGGTATCCCCTCGTTCATCGTGACGCTGGCCGGAATGCTGCTGTTCCGCGGCGGAACGCAGATCCTCCTGGGCAGCCGCTCGCTCGGTCCGATCCCCGACGGCTTCCAGAAGATCTCCACCGGATACCTCCCGGAGATCGGACCGCACACCAACTACCACAACCTCACCCTGCTCCTGGGGCTCGCGCTGCTGGCCTTCGCCCTGCTCCAGGAGGTCCGCGACCGACGCCGCCAGAAGCGCTACGAACTCGACGTCCTGCCCCGAAACCTCTTCCTCGCCAAGTGCGCGGCCGTGGCCGCGGCCGTGCTCGCGTTCACCATGACTCTGGCCAGCTACCGCGGTGTCCCGGTCGTGCTCCTCCTGCTCGCCGTGCTGCTGATCGGGTTCGGTTACGTGATGCGCAACGCGGTGATCGGCCGTCATGTGTACGCACTGGGCGGCAACCGTGCCGCGGCGAAGCTGTCCGGCGTCAAGGACCAGCGCGTGACGTTCTTCGTGTTCGTGAACATGGGAGTACTCGCCGCACTCGCCGGCGCCGTCTACGCGGCCCGCCTCGGTGCAGGCGTGCCCCAGGCCGGCACCAACTTCGAACTGGAGGCCATCGCCGCCGCGTTCATCGGCGGCGCCTCCATGAGCGGCGGCGTCGGTACGGTCTTCGGCGCCGTCATCGGCGGCCTGGTGCTCGGCGTACTGAACAACGGCATGTCGCTCGTGGGTATCGGTACCGACTACCAGCAGGTCATCAAGGGCTTCGTGCTGCTCGCCGCCGTCGGCTTCGATGTCTACAACAAGCGCAAGGTCGGCTCGTGA
- a CDS encoding HD domain-containing protein, translated as MATDPTSVAGVRVPDTALTREATQLVRDATSELVFHHSRRVYWFGALQGRNRDLGYDPELLYIGAMFHDLGLGERFRTSGRRFEVDSADEARRFLQRHNVPEDSVRRVWTAIALHTTPGIPQFMEPEVALVTAGVEYDVLGIGYRDISEEDRSRIVALHPRPDFKQRILGAFTDGIRQKPETTFGNVKADVLEHYVPGFERGDFVRTILESPWPE; from the coding sequence GTGGCCACCGATCCCACGTCCGTCGCCGGAGTACGGGTGCCCGATACGGCGCTGACGCGCGAGGCGACCCAACTGGTGCGGGACGCCACGAGCGAGCTCGTCTTCCACCACTCGCGGCGCGTCTACTGGTTCGGCGCGCTCCAGGGCCGCAACCGCGACCTGGGGTACGACCCCGAACTGCTCTACATCGGCGCGATGTTCCACGACCTCGGGCTCGGCGAGCGTTTCCGCACGAGTGGGCGCCGCTTCGAGGTGGACAGCGCGGACGAGGCCAGGCGGTTCCTCCAGAGGCACAACGTCCCCGAGGACAGCGTCCGCAGGGTCTGGACGGCCATCGCGCTGCACACCACGCCGGGTATCCCGCAGTTCATGGAGCCCGAGGTGGCGCTCGTGACGGCCGGCGTCGAGTACGACGTACTCGGCATCGGCTACCGGGACATCTCCGAGGAGGACCGGTCCCGGATCGTCGCCCTGCACCCGCGTCCGGATTTCAAACAGCGCATTCTCGGCGCGTTCACCGACGGCATCCGCCAGAAGCCGGAGACGACGTTCGGCAACGTCAAGGCGGACGTGCTGGAGCACTACGTGCCGGGGTTCGAGCGCGGCGACTTCGTCCGTACGATCCTTGAATCGCCGTGGCCGGAATGA
- a CDS encoding S1 family peptidase, with protein sequence MRRITALRTALSAVLLVGAWAGAGFPSASAADTPATASRAVSDAPPASAGLLTAMQTDFGLTESQARARLSAEKTATAIQGKAKHAAGATYGGSWFDPSTGGLTVAVTSGKQKAAVRATGAAVRLVAHTARRLDAVKARIDTFDAPAGVSSWHVDPQANKVVVNVVASAQDDNDVRAFVERARAAGPVVVEQTAQAPQTFAAGTVGGDPYYTGNVRCSIGFSVYGGFVTAGHCGQAGAGVSGWDGSAIGNFQGSSFPGDDYAWVSVGNGWWTVPVVLGWGTVSDQLVRGSAEAPIGASICRSGSTSHWHCGNVLATNETVNYSQGAVYQMTKTSVCAEPGDSGGSFISGDQAQGVTSGGWGNCSSGGETWHQPINEILNRYGLTLHTA encoded by the coding sequence TTGAGACGCATCACAGCTCTGCGAACAGCTCTGTCCGCCGTGCTCCTCGTCGGAGCCTGGGCGGGCGCGGGCTTCCCCTCCGCCTCCGCCGCAGACACCCCCGCCACCGCTTCCCGCGCCGTCTCCGACGCACCCCCGGCGTCCGCCGGACTGCTGACCGCCATGCAGACGGACTTCGGACTGACGGAAAGTCAGGCCAGGGCGAGGCTGTCCGCGGAGAAGACGGCGACCGCGATACAGGGAAAGGCGAAGCACGCCGCCGGAGCCACGTACGGAGGCTCCTGGTTCGACCCGTCGACGGGCGGCCTCACGGTGGCCGTCACCAGCGGCAAACAGAAGGCAGCCGTACGGGCGACCGGTGCAGCCGTACGCCTGGTCGCCCACACCGCGCGCCGGCTCGACGCCGTCAAGGCGCGGATCGACACGTTCGACGCGCCCGCCGGGGTCAGCAGCTGGCACGTCGACCCCCAGGCCAACAAGGTCGTTGTCAACGTGGTCGCTTCTGCGCAGGATGACAACGATGTCCGCGCGTTCGTCGAGCGGGCCCGCGCGGCCGGACCGGTCGTCGTCGAACAGACCGCCCAGGCACCGCAGACCTTCGCCGCCGGGACCGTGGGCGGCGACCCGTACTACACGGGCAACGTACGGTGCTCCATCGGCTTCTCCGTGTACGGCGGCTTCGTCACCGCCGGACACTGCGGACAGGCGGGTGCGGGCGTCAGCGGATGGGACGGCTCCGCCATCGGCAACTTCCAGGGGTCGTCCTTCCCCGGCGACGACTACGCCTGGGTGAGCGTGGGCAACGGCTGGTGGACCGTTCCCGTGGTCCTCGGCTGGGGCACCGTCTCGGACCAGCTCGTACGCGGCTCCGCCGAGGCCCCCATCGGTGCCTCGATATGCCGCTCCGGATCCACCTCCCACTGGCACTGCGGCAACGTACTGGCCACCAACGAGACGGTGAACTACAGCCAGGGCGCGGTCTACCAGATGACCAAGACCAGCGTGTGCGCGGAGCCGGGCGACTCGGGCGGTTCCTTCATCAGCGGTGACCAGGCACAGGGAGTCACCTCCGGCGGCTGGGGCAACTGCAGCTCGGGCGGGGAGACCTGGCACCAGCCGATCAACGAGATCCTGAACCGGTACGGGCTGACGCTTCACACTGCCTGA
- a CDS encoding glycoside hydrolase family 25 protein has product MLHGVDVSSHQSSFDMDGLDFVFIKATEGRSYVNPHLAEQTKRARDAECVVGFYHFLWPGNITAQAEYFLSKAPEKAGELLAVDWEENGEGTRASNAEKDRFIREVKRLRPHHRVLLYCNRYFWLNHDTTSYAGDGLWIADYVTAGKPRIKASWRIHQYTDHPLDKDVANFSSRAAMHTWARG; this is encoded by the coding sequence ATGCTCCATGGTGTCGATGTCAGTTCGCATCAGTCGTCCTTCGACATGGACGGTCTGGACTTTGTCTTCATCAAGGCCACTGAGGGTCGTTCCTATGTCAACCCGCATCTGGCCGAGCAGACGAAGCGCGCACGGGACGCGGAATGCGTGGTCGGCTTCTACCACTTCCTGTGGCCCGGGAACATCACGGCGCAGGCGGAGTACTTCCTGAGCAAGGCGCCTGAGAAGGCGGGGGAGCTGCTGGCCGTCGACTGGGAGGAGAACGGTGAGGGCACCAGGGCGAGCAACGCCGAGAAGGACCGGTTCATCCGCGAGGTCAAACGGCTGCGGCCGCACCACCGGGTCCTGCTGTACTGCAACCGCTACTTCTGGCTGAACCACGACACCACGTCGTACGCCGGGGACGGTTTGTGGATTGCCGACTACGTCACTGCGGGCAAGCCCCGCATCAAGGCGTCCTGGCGTATCCATCAGTACACCGACCACCCGCTGGACAAGGATGTCGCGAACTTCTCCTCGCGGGCCGCGATGCACACCTGGGCGCGGGGGTAG
- a CDS encoding MarR family winged helix-turn-helix transcriptional regulator, whose translation MNETPPSLLGLTTYLMSRTGKVARGRLADRLAERGLRLWHMSVLAALVDFGPHVQRELAARLAIDRSDIVKIVDDLAVAGLVERARDTTDRRRVTVTVGPAGRTLLDRLHEEALAVQDDLLAPLTTVERGRLAALLRRVYDHVQDDAGAQRPGR comes from the coding sequence ATGAACGAGACCCCGCCCTCCCTCCTGGGACTCACGACCTATCTGATGTCCAGGACCGGCAAAGTGGCCCGCGGCCGGCTGGCGGATCGGCTGGCCGAGCGCGGACTGCGGCTCTGGCACATGTCCGTGCTGGCGGCCCTGGTCGATTTCGGCCCTCATGTGCAACGTGAGCTGGCGGCCCGGCTCGCGATCGACCGCAGCGACATCGTGAAGATCGTGGACGACCTGGCCGTCGCCGGACTCGTGGAGCGGGCACGCGACACCACCGACCGGCGCCGCGTCACGGTCACCGTCGGTCCGGCCGGCCGTACGCTGCTCGACCGCCTCCACGAGGAGGCGCTGGCCGTCCAGGACGACCTCCTCGCACCCCTGACCACCGTGGAACGCGGAAGGCTGGCCGCTCTGTTGAGGCGCGTGTACGACCATGTCCAGGACGACGCCGGGGCGCAGCGGCCAGGTCGCTGA
- a CDS encoding VOC family protein, which produces MDALHPRLLVSGFTECFRFYDAVLPALVGAVRASGSESGPYAHWDVDGQGVLVLFDRGAMAAVAGTGHLPAETPASQDRSMFVCRVADVDAALAHCLAHGAVPVAGACDRPEWGPGLRTAHARDPEGHLIELQSY; this is translated from the coding sequence ATGGACGCACTGCACCCTCGTCTGCTGGTGAGCGGGTTCACCGAATGCTTCCGCTTCTACGATGCCGTGCTCCCCGCACTGGTCGGGGCCGTACGGGCGAGTGGGAGCGAGTCCGGTCCGTACGCCCACTGGGACGTCGACGGGCAGGGCGTACTGGTTCTGTTCGACCGCGGCGCCATGGCCGCGGTCGCCGGTACCGGGCACCTCCCCGCCGAGACGCCGGCGTCGCAGGACCGGTCGATGTTCGTCTGCCGGGTCGCGGATGTCGACGCCGCACTGGCGCACTGCCTGGCTCACGGCGCCGTTCCGGTCGCCGGGGCGTGCGACCGGCCCGAGTGGGGCCCCGGGCTCCGTACCGCCCATGCGCGGGACCCCGAGGGCCACCTGATCGAGTTGCAGTCCTACTGA